In a single window of the Desulfovibrio mangrovi genome:
- a CDS encoding N-acetylmuramoyl-L-alanine amidase yields the protein MADVLTRRVFLRRMATGLAAQGLLGVLSPMLPAQTLAGLPPPDTFVPDSGTNATLTPETASRVFDLAMQGQNLLAEGRYEDALRVLRQAAGLSSEDDFVQGLLGRALLATGEQKAAIVHFRTAASLNPEDTYSRMMADMLSQRPAAGGAVANAPAKPLTPLEAAARQEEERMARWLAEQQGAGTGTGYRIRRVVLDPGHGGFDSGAVGSYGLKEKDVNLALALGCAAMLERQAPDLRVFLTRTEDYYVPLSARTAVANQYSADIFISFHCNASENRDARGVETYFCSERASSNEAQRVARFENAVLRYEDTAASAEVTGIEELLFRYERRRYWQAADAAAGFMQQVLAARLQLPDRGVHSADFYVLRKARMPSVLLETGFVSNMQEERLLADSGYRQRIAASVAAGIIRLAGAGRS from the coding sequence GTGGCAGATGTGCTGACAAGGCGGGTATTTCTGCGCCGTATGGCGACAGGACTTGCAGCTCAGGGACTCCTGGGTGTGTTGTCTCCCATGCTGCCCGCGCAGACATTGGCCGGGCTGCCGCCCCCGGATACCTTTGTGCCGGATTCCGGAACAAACGCCACGCTCACACCGGAGACTGCATCCCGGGTTTTCGATCTCGCCATGCAGGGCCAGAATCTTCTGGCTGAAGGGCGCTATGAAGACGCTCTTCGCGTGCTCCGGCAGGCTGCCGGGCTGTCGTCGGAAGATGATTTTGTGCAGGGCCTTCTGGGCAGGGCGCTGCTGGCAACGGGAGAACAGAAGGCGGCCATTGTCCATTTTCGCACTGCCGCTTCGCTGAACCCTGAAGACACCTATTCCCGCATGATGGCGGATATGCTCTCGCAGCGTCCTGCAGCGGGAGGGGCGGTCGCTAACGCTCCCGCAAAGCCTTTGACACCTCTTGAGGCTGCAGCCAGGCAGGAAGAAGAGCGCATGGCCCGCTGGCTTGCAGAGCAGCAGGGGGCGGGGACGGGGACGGGCTATCGAATCCGGCGGGTGGTGCTGGACCCGGGGCATGGCGGCTTCGACAGCGGAGCCGTGGGAAGCTATGGCCTCAAGGAAAAGGACGTGAATCTGGCTCTGGCACTGGGGTGCGCCGCAATGCTGGAGCGGCAGGCCCCCGACCTGCGCGTGTTTCTGACCCGTACGGAAGACTACTACGTTCCCTTGAGCGCCCGTACCGCTGTGGCCAATCAGTATAGTGCGGACATCTTTATCTCATTCCACTGCAATGCCAGCGAAAACAGGGACGCCCGCGGCGTGGAGACCTATTTTTGTTCTGAGCGGGCCTCAAGCAATGAGGCGCAACGGGTGGCGCGTTTCGAGAATGCCGTCCTCCGCTATGAGGATACGGCGGCATCTGCAGAGGTTACAGGCATCGAGGAGCTGTTGTTCCGGTACGAGCGCCGTCGCTATTGGCAGGCGGCGGATGCGGCTGCAGGTTTCATGCAGCAAGTGCTGGCCGCACGGTTGCAGCTTCCGGATCGGGGTGTCCATTCAGCGGATTTCTATGTGCTCAGAAAGGCGCGTATGCCTTCCGTGCTTCTGGAAACAGGCTTTGTTTCCAATATGCAGGAAGAACGTCTGCTGGCTGATTCGGGGTACCGGCAGCGCATAGCGGCTTCGGTTGCTGCAGGCATCATCCGGCTTGCCGGTGCAGGGAGGTCGTGA
- a CDS encoding radical SAM protein: MASSNIRPNLLVADKDGNIFDHPDLLMVCRRGNELALPKPDELMPLPEGSDLFLLPGRLAVGLDPETGEAEALEEYAVAAFAAPAHTLTAHPAYLTQDDAPTLPLFAYGAVGFANGKFYVCAKKVDQDVRQVFTGISCKKIENNAHQLMKRYPDNRLMQHIMGNCVLKYSCPAARNLALGRFEAPLPTSRTCNARCIGCISQQDEDSEICSTPQSRLTFTPTAKEVAEVMTHHFGNVKEKPIYSFGQGCEGEPLTEAPLLEEAISLFRAQGGKGTVNLNTNASMPDKIAHLCDAGLSSIRVSLNSAREEVYNRYYRPKGFTFADVRQSIVEAKSRGKWVSLNLLFFPGITDSEPEIEALTALVADTKVDFIQLRNLNIDPEMYMELLEGIEFGPSTGFSFYRKRIKKACPWVEFGYFNPFVGD, translated from the coding sequence ATGGCTTCTTCAAATATCCGCCCGAATCTCCTTGTCGCGGACAAGGATGGAAACATTTTCGACCACCCCGACCTGCTCATGGTCTGCCGCCGCGGCAATGAACTGGCGCTGCCCAAACCGGATGAACTGATGCCCCTGCCCGAAGGCAGCGACCTGTTCCTGCTCCCCGGCAGACTGGCCGTAGGGCTTGATCCCGAAACCGGCGAGGCGGAAGCACTGGAAGAGTATGCCGTAGCTGCCTTTGCCGCCCCGGCCCACACGCTCACGGCGCATCCCGCATACCTGACGCAGGACGATGCCCCCACCCTGCCCCTCTTCGCCTATGGTGCAGTAGGCTTTGCCAACGGCAAATTCTACGTCTGCGCCAAAAAAGTGGATCAGGATGTACGACAGGTATTCACCGGAATATCCTGCAAGAAAATTGAAAACAACGCGCACCAGCTCATGAAGCGCTACCCTGACAATAGGCTCATGCAGCATATTATGGGCAACTGTGTGCTCAAGTATTCCTGCCCGGCCGCACGCAACCTTGCCCTGGGACGCTTTGAAGCCCCTCTGCCCACCTCACGGACCTGCAACGCACGATGCATAGGCTGTATCTCGCAGCAGGATGAGGATTCCGAAATTTGTTCAACGCCGCAGAGCCGCCTCACCTTTACGCCTACTGCCAAGGAAGTGGCGGAGGTCATGACGCACCACTTCGGTAACGTGAAGGAAAAACCCATCTATTCCTTCGGTCAGGGCTGCGAAGGTGAACCGCTCACCGAAGCCCCACTGTTGGAAGAGGCCATCAGCCTGTTCCGTGCGCAGGGCGGCAAGGGCACGGTAAACCTGAACACCAACGCATCCATGCCCGACAAGATTGCCCACCTCTGCGATGCCGGTCTTTCCTCCATTCGCGTCAGCCTGAACTCAGCCCGCGAAGAGGTGTACAACCGTTACTACCGGCCCAAGGGCTTCACCTTTGCGGATGTGCGCCAGTCCATTGTGGAAGCCAAGTCGCGCGGCAAGTGGGTATCGCTGAATCTGCTCTTCTTCCCCGGCATCACCGATTCCGAACCGGAAATCGAGGCTCTCACGGCGCTGGTGGCTGATACCAAGGTCGATTTCATCCAGCTGCGCAACCTGAACATCGATCCCGAAATGTACATGGAACTGCTGGAAGGCATTGAATTCGGCCCCAGTACCGGATTCTCCTTCTACCGCAAACGCATCAAGAAAGCCTGCCCATGGGTGGAGTTCGGTTACTTCAACCCCTTCGTCGGGGACTAA
- a CDS encoding ABC transporter substrate-binding protein, translated as MIFAILLVLGGVDGGRIWAAEDTLKFGMSAAFSGPSKGLGIELYRGAAAYFDYINANGGVYGQKLELLPLDDGYNPTPAIANTIRFIEQDKVFALFSYVGTPTVTRILPLLIKYRQQHAFLLFPFTGAEPHRREPYSQYVFNLRTSYMQETEAIVDRLVSLGRKRIAVFYQADAYGRGGWDGVRRALAKYDLKPVVDVSYPRGSGADYSYAEQARIIHEAGVDAVVAISTYASSAGFVRDLRTLHDNALIASVSFADGDNLIRRLHEMFPGAGGRLAENIINMQVVPCYEDTTLSAVREYRSVMDAYAQLPPEELNPEQYIPRQYSAVSFEGYLNARLVVEMLRRMGPQPKRADIPAVMEGMDSLNLGLDVPVSFSPDRHQGLDRVYFMMLTGDMHMPVRNWERWRL; from the coding sequence GTGATCTTTGCAATTCTGCTGGTCTTGGGTGGTGTGGATGGCGGCAGAATCTGGGCAGCGGAGGACACTCTTAAATTCGGCATGTCTGCCGCGTTTTCCGGTCCCTCCAAAGGGCTGGGGATCGAATTGTATCGTGGAGCGGCCGCATATTTCGACTATATAAATGCGAACGGCGGCGTCTACGGACAGAAACTCGAACTATTGCCGCTTGACGATGGCTACAACCCCACGCCCGCCATTGCCAATACCATTCGTTTCATAGAACAGGACAAGGTTTTTGCCCTGTTTTCCTATGTGGGAACGCCCACTGTTACCCGCATACTGCCTTTGCTGATCAAATATCGTCAGCAGCATGCCTTCCTCCTTTTTCCCTTCACTGGCGCCGAGCCTCATCGTCGTGAACCTTACAGTCAGTATGTGTTCAATCTTCGCACTTCGTACATGCAGGAAACGGAAGCCATTGTGGACCGGCTCGTCTCGCTGGGCAGAAAGCGCATAGCCGTCTTCTATCAGGCCGATGCCTATGGTCGCGGCGGCTGGGATGGCGTGCGACGGGCCTTGGCCAAATATGATCTCAAGCCGGTTGTGGACGTTTCCTATCCGCGAGGAAGCGGAGCCGACTATTCATATGCAGAGCAGGCTCGCATCATACATGAAGCAGGGGTGGATGCGGTTGTTGCCATCAGCACCTATGCATCAAGTGCCGGTTTTGTCCGTGACCTTCGGACGTTGCATGACAATGCTCTCATTGCAAGCGTTTCGTTTGCGGATGGGGATAACCTGATCCGCAGGTTGCATGAGATGTTCCCCGGGGCAGGGGGGCGTTTAGCCGAAAACATCATCAATATGCAGGTTGTTCCGTGTTACGAGGACACAACGCTTTCGGCTGTACGGGAATACCGCAGCGTGATGGATGCCTATGCACAGCTTCCACCTGAAGAATTGAATCCTGAGCAGTATATTCCCCGCCAATACAGCGCCGTGAGTTTTGAGGGGTACCTGAATGCCCGTCTGGTGGTTGAGATGCTCCGGCGGATGGGGCCACAGCCGAAGCGGGCAGACATTCCCGCCGTCATGGAGGGCATGGACAGTCTGAATCTGGGGCTTGATGTGCCCGTGAGTTTTTCCCCTGACCGCCATCAGGGGCTGGACCGCGTCTATTTCATGATGCTGACGGGTGACATGCACATGCCCGTTCGCAACTGGGAACGGTGGCGGTTATGA
- a CDS encoding tetratricopeptide repeat protein: MVRGTFFGMSVRRLICCCVVLLAAGVAGCAKAPREAQGMLDTPLHHYETGMRLLDDGQADAALRSFNTALELDADYGPAIAGKGLVLASKGDVSESLELIRSGQRKASRSSDSPERMWTLVAEQRAFIVLHEQGKVSDSALLRESRRAFNDARIADEQAAMPWYWEGVAYLRALEFDEARSLFREAQVRDQGYGELASARLELLEKIIKASLKTSVGKRIALVDEVSRADMSALLIEELGIEKFFEGTEMPDTSSFVTPQDAAAGAAADAVEAVDIQNHPLVADIKMILPYRMRGLQPYADHTFQPNKPITRAELALILEDIYIRAKNDTSLATRFMGQESPFPDVRGDHPYFNSVMFVTTRGLLTADVAKGLFKPLDTVSGVDAVLLINAMKTELDVF, encoded by the coding sequence ATGGTACGCGGTACGTTTTTCGGAATGTCTGTCAGGCGCCTGATTTGTTGTTGCGTGGTACTTCTGGCTGCCGGTGTTGCCGGATGCGCCAAGGCTCCGCGTGAGGCGCAGGGAATGCTTGATACCCCCTTGCATCATTACGAGACAGGCATGCGGCTCCTCGACGACGGTCAGGCGGATGCAGCCCTGCGTTCTTTTAATACGGCACTGGAGCTGGATGCCGACTATGGTCCCGCCATTGCGGGCAAGGGGCTTGTTCTGGCCTCCAAGGGCGATGTGAGCGAGTCTCTGGAACTCATCCGTTCCGGCCAGCGCAAGGCCAGCCGCAGCAGCGATTCTCCGGAGCGCATGTGGACTCTTGTGGCCGAGCAGCGCGCCTTCATTGTGTTGCACGAGCAGGGCAAGGTCTCCGATTCCGCCCTGTTGCGGGAGAGCCGCAGAGCTTTCAACGATGCCCGTATCGCCGATGAACAGGCAGCCATGCCGTGGTATTGGGAAGGAGTGGCCTACCTGCGTGCGCTTGAGTTTGACGAAGCCCGTTCCCTGTTCAGGGAGGCGCAGGTACGTGACCAAGGCTACGGCGAACTGGCGAGCGCCAGACTGGAGCTGCTTGAGAAGATCATCAAGGCTTCCCTGAAGACGTCTGTTGGCAAGCGGATTGCTCTGGTGGACGAGGTCAGCCGTGCGGACATGTCGGCATTGCTGATCGAGGAACTGGGCATTGAAAAGTTTTTTGAGGGTACAGAGATGCCCGACACCAGTTCCTTCGTGACTCCGCAGGATGCCGCTGCCGGTGCCGCAGCAGATGCGGTTGAAGCGGTGGATATTCAAAACCACCCGCTTGTTGCGGATATCAAGATGATATTGCCGTATCGCATGCGCGGCCTGCAGCCCTATGCGGATCATACCTTTCAGCCCAACAAGCCCATAACCCGTGCGGAGCTGGCGTTGATTCTGGAAGACATCTACATCCGCGCCAAGAACGATACTTCGCTGGCTACCCGTTTCATGGGGCAGGAGTCTCCCTTCCCCGATGTGCGTGGCGACCATCCGTATTTCAACTCGGTCATGTTCGTCACCACGCGCGGCCTGCTGACCGCTGATGTGGCCAAGGGGCTGTTCAAACCGCTGGATACTGTTTCCGGTGTGGATGCCGTGTTGCTGATCAATGCCATGAAGACGGAGCTGGATGTCTTTTAG
- a CDS encoding glycosyltransferase, protein MKKLFWIGSPFFSGALAACGWEVHVHNFEQTAVFGWGDIVSLAGWEPDVVVVADKSRPPFVLGMEKFPCLTVFYCVDSHIHSWYPLYAQGFDVCLMSLKDHLPRMAGEFLPAERIWWFPAFAKNEDQPMPYAPEWDLLFVGTVNAQTTPKRHQFMQELKERIPSLHVTRGNYRQLYPKARLVLNFCEFDDLNFRVFEALGCGACLVTPEIENGQPELFTHGEDLLTYPVHTEDSMDILVATVQEALQDETRCRRIAASGHAKVDARHRAVHRAEAFTQAVHELAAGELIKKRTQRASVIRAGALRFIYLLLAESVDSPLLKQSYLKAAG, encoded by the coding sequence ATGAAAAAACTGTTCTGGATAGGTTCTCCCTTCTTCTCCGGAGCCTTGGCCGCATGCGGCTGGGAAGTGCATGTGCACAACTTTGAACAGACTGCCGTATTCGGGTGGGGAGACATCGTCTCCCTTGCCGGATGGGAGCCGGACGTTGTGGTCGTGGCTGACAAGAGCCGCCCCCCGTTTGTACTGGGCATGGAAAAGTTTCCCTGTCTCACCGTCTTCTACTGCGTGGATTCCCACATCCACAGCTGGTACCCCCTCTACGCACAGGGGTTTGACGTCTGCCTCATGAGCCTGAAGGATCATCTGCCGAGAATGGCAGGGGAATTCCTCCCGGCGGAACGCATCTGGTGGTTCCCCGCCTTCGCCAAGAACGAAGACCAGCCCATGCCGTATGCTCCCGAATGGGATCTGCTTTTCGTAGGCACGGTCAATGCGCAGACCACGCCGAAACGGCATCAGTTCATGCAGGAGCTGAAGGAGCGGATTCCCTCCCTGCATGTCACCCGGGGCAATTACCGCCAGCTGTATCCCAAGGCGAGACTGGTCCTGAATTTCTGCGAATTCGACGACCTGAATTTCCGAGTCTTCGAGGCCCTCGGCTGCGGCGCATGCCTTGTGACGCCGGAGATAGAAAACGGCCAGCCCGAACTGTTCACGCATGGAGAGGACCTGCTGACGTACCCTGTCCATACGGAAGACAGCATGGACATTCTCGTTGCCACCGTACAGGAAGCCCTGCAGGACGAAACCCGCTGCAGACGCATCGCGGCCAGCGGACATGCAAAGGTGGACGCCAGGCACAGAGCCGTTCATCGGGCTGAGGCCTTCACGCAGGCCGTACACGAACTGGCTGCGGGAGAGCTCATAAAAAAACGGACGCAACGTGCGTCCGTTATCAGGGCTGGCGCCCTGCGTTTCATTTACCTGCTGCTTGCTGAAAGCGTGGATTCTCCCCTTCTCAAGCAGTCATATCTTAAAGCGGCAGGATAA
- a CDS encoding LPP20 family lipoprotein yields MYFMRSLAAAGVCLLLLAVQALAQDFGNAEYVQDMDNGAVNWQTGFVTAKGIGVPPPNSVSLAQARGMAIRAATVDARRNLLAVIKGVQIDAQTTVQNAMVADDTVVERVRGFLQNSQILDTAYMSDGSVEVTVGMNLRGGLANSLLSPDMPFLAPGAPMSPAVPPMTDGGAAVPPSMPEAAPAPAPEKPDVFTGLLVDARGLGARPAMSPKLLDESGQEVYGTASVSREYAIQQGMAGYAKDINKAAANPRVASNPVVVKAVAVNGKARTNLVISNDDAAKLREMATGQDFLEKCRVMIILD; encoded by the coding sequence ATGTACTTCATGAGATCATTGGCTGCAGCGGGTGTCTGTCTGCTCCTGCTGGCAGTACAGGCTCTTGCTCAGGATTTCGGCAACGCAGAATATGTGCAGGATATGGATAACGGCGCGGTCAACTGGCAAACCGGATTTGTCACGGCTAAAGGCATAGGTGTGCCGCCGCCAAATTCCGTCAGTCTTGCCCAGGCTCGCGGCATGGCCATTCGTGCCGCCACCGTTGACGCCCGCCGTAACCTGCTTGCAGTGATCAAGGGAGTGCAGATTGATGCGCAGACAACTGTACAGAACGCCATGGTTGCGGATGACACCGTTGTGGAACGCGTGCGGGGCTTCCTGCAGAATTCCCAGATACTTGATACTGCCTATATGTCTGACGGATCCGTCGAGGTAACCGTGGGCATGAACCTGCGTGGTGGGCTCGCCAATTCCCTTCTCTCGCCGGATATGCCTTTTCTTGCGCCGGGGGCTCCCATGTCCCCAGCGGTACCGCCTATGACTGACGGTGGAGCTGCTGTGCCGCCTTCCATGCCGGAAGCGGCTCCCGCTCCCGCACCGGAAAAGCCCGACGTGTTTACGGGACTGCTGGTTGACGCCCGTGGTCTTGGAGCGCGTCCTGCCATGAGTCCCAAACTGTTGGATGAAAGCGGTCAGGAAGTGTACGGCACGGCTTCCGTGAGCCGGGAATATGCCATTCAGCAGGGCATGGCCGGGTATGCCAAGGATATCAACAAGGCTGCCGCGAATCCGCGTGTCGCCAGCAACCCCGTGGTGGTCAAGGCTGTTGCCGTGAACGGGAAGGCCCGCACCAATCTGGTCATATCCAATGATGATGCTGCCAAGCTGCGTGAAATGGCTACCGGGCAGGATTTTCTGGAAAAATGCCGTGTCATGATCATTCTTGATTAG
- a CDS encoding tetratricopeptide repeat protein, producing MHLIVRHVCFSLLLLHASMVHSAVAGNISPVPSSVFIHPAQAGGALDERILQGADLHYKGRLDEARQLFAQVVREDPVNLFALNQLGLISAKQERFEDAVGFFSKVVAISADNTFARLWLGVMRLQDGRKQEARGLFEQVLRIDGSNADACYFLGVMAAVDHDGAGAVAWFRKAQELGSDDPETHYRLAGAFLSMDMPMNARLEFERTLAINPRHTKAMHGLGWNLFNQGYPDHAVRLWERVLQINARDAEARSSLAKVMNDRAYAAYRNGDARLARSLWEQTLRYETDNKAARYYLQKLGR from the coding sequence ATGCATCTTATTGTGCGACACGTCTGCTTCAGCCTGTTGCTGCTTCATGCCAGCATGGTACATTCGGCTGTTGCCGGTAATATTTCCCCCGTGCCTTCTTCGGTTTTCATACATCCGGCGCAGGCAGGCGGGGCGTTGGATGAGCGTATCCTGCAAGGGGCCGACCTGCATTACAAGGGGCGTCTTGATGAGGCCAGACAGCTGTTTGCTCAGGTGGTGCGCGAAGATCCGGTCAATCTGTTCGCCCTTAACCAGCTCGGCCTCATCAGTGCGAAGCAGGAACGGTTTGAGGATGCCGTGGGCTTCTTCTCCAAAGTTGTCGCCATTTCCGCCGATAATACTTTTGCCCGTCTTTGGCTCGGCGTGATGCGTTTGCAGGATGGGCGTAAACAGGAAGCCCGCGGGTTGTTCGAGCAGGTGTTGAGAATAGATGGCAGCAATGCCGATGCCTGCTATTTCCTCGGAGTCATGGCCGCAGTGGATCATGACGGCGCAGGCGCTGTGGCTTGGTTTCGCAAGGCGCAGGAGCTGGGCTCGGATGACCCTGAAACGCACTACAGGCTGGCGGGGGCGTTTCTGTCCATGGACATGCCCATGAACGCGCGGCTGGAGTTTGAGCGTACTCTTGCCATCAATCCGCGTCACACCAAGGCGATGCATGGACTGGGGTGGAATTTGTTCAATCAGGGATATCCTGATCATGCTGTCCGGTTGTGGGAGCGGGTGCTGCAGATCAATGCAAGAGATGCCGAGGCCCGTTCCAGCCTTGCCAAGGTGATGAATGACAGGGCCTACGCCGCCTACCGGAATGGAGATGCCCGTCTGGCGCGCAGCCTCTGGGAGCAGACGTTGCGGTATGAAACCGACAACAAGGCGGCCAGATACTATTTGCAGAAACTTGGTCGCTAA
- the thiC gene encoding phosphomethylpyrimidine synthase ThiC has product MSILNLNTALASMLDKHMDALAARERLAPEDIIKGIENGTMVLLANPNHKNVVPTLVGQPASVKVNANIGTSPLKNDVRCEMVKLQTAINAGTDTVMDLSIGGDLNAIRVEMLDKCILPLGTVPMYAVAQKYIDAGKDPAEIDPEEIFAEIESQAQQGVDYMTVHCGLTRRGAEFATSGDRIMGIVSRGGSILARWMIQNDKENPLLTGYDRILEIARKYNVTLSLGDGLRPGAGTDAGDAAQWEEVMVLGQLAKRGLAAGVQCMIEGPGHVRMDEVEAQIRGIKKLTNGAPLYVLGPLTIDCSPGYDHIAGAIGGAIGVRAGVDFLCYLTPAEHLTLPSIEDVHAGVMASRIAAQAGEAALGRPHAVERELAMSRARKALDWEAMSTLALDPQTVEKRREEHKDKRECAMCGKFCAYKMVEENPSCGD; this is encoded by the coding sequence ATGTCCATTCTGAACCTGAACACCGCCCTTGCCTCCATGCTGGATAAGCATATGGACGCGCTGGCGGCCCGGGAGCGTCTGGCTCCTGAAGACATCATCAAGGGGATTGAGAACGGCACCATGGTGCTGCTCGCCAACCCCAACCACAAGAATGTGGTGCCCACTCTGGTGGGACAGCCCGCAAGCGTGAAGGTTAATGCCAACATCGGCACCTCTCCGCTCAAGAATGACGTTCGCTGCGAGATGGTCAAGCTGCAAACTGCCATCAACGCCGGCACTGATACCGTCATGGATCTTTCCATCGGCGGCGATCTGAACGCCATTCGTGTGGAGATGCTCGACAAGTGCATCCTGCCGCTCGGCACTGTTCCCATGTACGCTGTTGCTCAGAAGTACATTGATGCCGGCAAGGATCCTGCGGAGATCGATCCTGAGGAAATCTTTGCGGAAATCGAGAGCCAGGCACAGCAGGGTGTGGACTACATGACCGTTCACTGCGGCCTTACCCGTCGTGGCGCTGAGTTTGCCACCAGCGGCGATCGCATCATGGGTATCGTTTCCCGCGGTGGTTCCATCCTCGCTCGATGGATGATCCAGAATGATAAGGAAAATCCGCTTCTTACCGGATATGACCGCATTCTTGAGATCGCCCGCAAGTACAACGTGACCCTTTCCCTTGGCGATGGTCTGCGCCCGGGCGCAGGCACCGATGCCGGTGACGCTGCCCAGTGGGAAGAAGTCATGGTGCTCGGTCAGCTTGCCAAACGCGGTCTTGCCGCAGGCGTGCAGTGCATGATCGAAGGTCCCGGCCACGTCCGCATGGACGAGGTTGAGGCCCAGATCAGGGGCATCAAGAAGCTGACCAACGGTGCGCCGCTGTACGTGCTTGGCCCGCTGACCATCGACTGCAGCCCCGGTTACGATCACATTGCCGGTGCCATCGGTGGCGCCATCGGCGTGCGCGCCGGTGTGGACTTCCTGTGCTACCTGACTCCCGCAGAGCATCTGACCCTGCCCTCCATTGAAGATGTGCATGCTGGCGTTATGGCTTCCAGGATTGCGGCTCAGGCCGGAGAGGCGGCCCTCGGGCGTCCCCATGCGGTAGAGCGTGAGCTTGCCATGTCCCGTGCGCGTAAGGCGCTGGATTGGGAAGCAATGTCTACTCTGGCGCTGGACCCCCAGACGGTTGAAAAGCGTCGCGAAGAGCACAAGGACAAGCGCGAATGCGCCATGTGCGGCAAGTTCTGCGCGTACAAGATGGTTGAAGAGAATCCCTCCTGCGGCGACTAG
- a CDS encoding D-2-hydroxyacid dehydrogenase, translating to MRIVVLDGHTLNPGDNPWTAVEPLGTLEVHPRTSHSELAGRANGAQVLLTNKTRLTEDVINALPDLKFISVLATGYDVVDIRAAAARGIPVSNVPGYGTNAVAQHVFAMLLELCRRVSDHSESVRKGQWTTNADWCYWNSTQIELTGKTLGLVGFGNISRRVAEIALAFGMRVQAYVPRPKPHPGLDNFSFCDLETLFGSSDVISLHCPLTPENKGFVNKDRIAGMRPGSILINTARGPLVDEQAAAEALKAGTLGGLCTDVTSVEPVPADNPLLSAPNCLITPHLAWGTLTARQTLMRVTAENIQAFLSGVPQNVVNAHLL from the coding sequence ATGCGCATAGTTGTGCTGGACGGTCATACCCTGAATCCCGGAGACAATCCGTGGACTGCTGTCGAACCTCTGGGGACACTTGAAGTCCATCCCCGCACAAGCCACTCCGAACTGGCAGGCAGGGCCAACGGAGCGCAGGTTCTGCTGACCAACAAAACCCGCCTTACGGAAGATGTTATCAACGCCCTGCCTGATCTGAAATTCATCTCCGTTCTCGCAACCGGCTATGACGTGGTGGACATCCGCGCGGCCGCTGCCCGGGGCATCCCCGTTTCGAATGTCCCGGGATACGGCACGAATGCCGTGGCTCAGCACGTATTCGCCATGTTGCTGGAACTGTGCCGCCGCGTTTCGGATCATTCCGAAAGCGTACGCAAAGGACAATGGACCACAAACGCAGACTGGTGCTACTGGAACTCAACCCAGATCGAACTGACGGGCAAAACCCTCGGCCTTGTCGGGTTCGGCAACATCAGCCGCCGCGTTGCCGAAATTGCACTTGCCTTCGGCATGCGGGTGCAGGCGTATGTTCCCCGCCCCAAGCCGCACCCCGGTCTGGACAACTTTTCCTTCTGCGATCTGGAAACCCTGTTCGGCAGTTCGGACGTCATCAGCCTGCACTGCCCTCTCACGCCGGAGAACAAGGGCTTCGTCAACAAGGACCGCATTGCAGGCATGCGCCCGGGCAGCATTCTCATCAACACGGCACGCGGCCCGCTCGTAGACGAACAGGCGGCGGCCGAAGCCCTGAAAGCCGGAACGCTTGGCGGGCTGTGCACCGATGTAACCAGCGTGGAGCCCGTTCCTGCCGACAATCCTCTGCTCTCCGCCCCCAACTGCCTGATCACCCCTCATCTGGCATGGGGCACGCTCACGGCGCGGCAAACACTCATGCGTGTCACGGCGGAAAACATTCAAGCGTTCCTTTCCGGCGTCCCGCAGAACGTGGTGAACGCACACCTGCTCTAG